In the Ochrobactrum sp. Marseille-Q0166 genome, one interval contains:
- a CDS encoding ABC transporter substrate-binding protein: MKRLFRTVLTAATLVLGSATFHAGAQTPPDVLIVGQIAEPQSLDPHTVTATNDFRILVNIYDGLVRYKDGTLEIEPALAESWTISDDGKTYTLKLRQGVKFHDGSDFNAEAVKFNFERMLNKDHPFYNTGPFPLSFNFESIESVNAVDTNTVEFKLKEPFAPFLSNLAYPTGLIVSPAAVEQYGTEFGRHPSGTGPFKFTEWQSGQRVVVERNPDYWDKAPTLNAVVFRPITDANTRVAEMMAGGIDIMVEVPPDNLATFKQDANFAVEEQAGPHVWFSILNTKSGPFADKKVRQAANYAVNKQGLVDNVLQGSATVAAGPVPPAFNWVDDKTEPYPYDPEKAKELLKEAGATNPELTFYVTEGGSGMLDPINMGAAIQADLQAVGFKVKIETYEWNTFLGRVNSGLNGKADMAEMAWMTNDPDTVPFLTLRTEALPDKGGFNSGYYSNPKVDELLTKARTSTDQAERGKLYGEIQSIVHDDAPWLFVANWKQNAVTTAAVQGFKLQPSFLLHLKDVKKQ, encoded by the coding sequence ATGAAGAGGTTATTTCGCACCGTTTTGACAGCGGCCACTCTGGTTCTGGGTTCAGCGACATTTCACGCTGGCGCGCAGACACCGCCCGATGTTCTGATCGTCGGGCAGATTGCTGAACCGCAATCGCTTGACCCACACACGGTCACGGCAACCAATGATTTCCGCATCCTTGTGAACATCTATGATGGTCTGGTCCGCTATAAGGATGGCACTCTGGAAATCGAGCCGGCGCTTGCTGAAAGCTGGACCATTTCAGACGATGGCAAAACCTATACATTGAAGCTGAGACAGGGCGTGAAATTCCATGACGGCTCCGATTTCAACGCGGAAGCGGTCAAATTCAACTTCGAGCGGATGCTGAACAAGGATCATCCGTTCTATAATACCGGTCCATTCCCCCTCTCCTTCAACTTTGAATCCATTGAAAGCGTCAATGCCGTCGATACAAACACAGTCGAGTTCAAACTGAAAGAGCCGTTCGCGCCCTTCCTGTCAAACCTCGCCTATCCGACCGGCCTCATCGTATCGCCAGCCGCCGTCGAACAATATGGCACTGAATTTGGTCGCCATCCGTCGGGCACCGGCCCATTCAAATTTACCGAATGGCAGTCTGGCCAGCGCGTGGTGGTCGAGCGTAATCCCGACTACTGGGATAAGGCTCCAACCTTGAACGCGGTTGTTTTCCGTCCCATCACCGACGCCAATACGCGCGTTGCTGAAATGATGGCAGGTGGCATCGACATCATGGTCGAGGTGCCGCCGGATAATCTCGCGACCTTCAAGCAGGATGCAAATTTCGCTGTCGAAGAACAGGCGGGGCCGCATGTCTGGTTCAGCATTCTCAACACCAAAAGCGGACCGTTCGCCGACAAGAAAGTCCGTCAGGCTGCAAATTATGCAGTCAACAAACAGGGTCTGGTCGATAATGTCCTGCAAGGTTCTGCAACTGTCGCGGCCGGTCCCGTACCACCTGCATTCAACTGGGTTGATGATAAAACCGAGCCTTATCCCTACGATCCGGAAAAAGCCAAAGAGCTGTTAAAGGAAGCAGGCGCCACCAATCCTGAACTCACTTTCTATGTGACAGAAGGTGGCTCGGGGATGCTTGACCCGATCAATATGGGCGCAGCTATTCAGGCTGATCTTCAAGCCGTCGGCTTCAAGGTGAAGATTGAAACCTACGAGTGGAACACCTTTCTTGGTCGCGTGAATTCCGGCCTCAATGGCAAGGCAGACATGGCTGAAATGGCATGGATGACCAATGATCCAGACACGGTTCCATTTCTCACGCTTCGCACAGAAGCCCTGCCGGACAAAGGCGGCTTTAACTCGGGCTATTATTCCAATCCGAAAGTCGATGAATTGCTGACCAAGGCACGTACATCTACCGATCAGGCAGAGCGCGGCAAGCTTTATGGCGAGATCCAGTCTATCGTGCACGACGATGCGCCATGGCTCTTTGTTGCCAACTGGAAACAGAACGCTGTCACCACAGCTGCAGTTCAGGGCTTCAAGCTCCAGCCGTCATTCCTGCTGCATCTCAAAGACGTGAAAAAACAATAA
- a CDS encoding FecR domain-containing protein, which produces MDEKVSQSERLFEEALDIVMRIQEDPDNSVSVELVNLWRARSPDHEVAWREALDIYQMTGKVMRDQRRATTSKISRRSLLTGGAAGLAIVAGGALLGPKLILRLQADYITQSAQLSDVSLPDGSRMTLGPDTAIRVHFSETERLIELLAGMAFFDVQSDSARPFSVQTGNLTATALGTAFDVSNDAGYLTVSVDHGLVAVRPSGVNDAPTPLGQGDWLTFNERSHDFERGNRDASQIAAWRKGVLVAERDTIASVVARIARWQSGRVLLAQSSFGAQRISGVFDLNNPVAALEAVVEPYGGRVRQVSPWLTIVSSI; this is translated from the coding sequence ATGGATGAAAAAGTTTCGCAAAGCGAGAGACTTTTCGAGGAGGCGCTCGATATTGTCATGCGCATTCAGGAAGACCCTGACAATTCCGTTTCAGTTGAGCTTGTCAATCTCTGGCGTGCCCGCAGCCCAGATCATGAGGTTGCTTGGCGTGAAGCTTTGGATATTTATCAAATGACGGGCAAGGTCATGCGTGATCAGCGTCGCGCCACAACATCCAAAATATCACGCCGGTCTCTTTTGACAGGCGGTGCTGCTGGTCTCGCTATTGTCGCTGGCGGGGCACTGTTGGGACCAAAGCTGATTTTGCGGTTGCAGGCGGATTACATAACACAATCAGCGCAGTTAAGTGATGTTTCGCTGCCGGATGGTAGCCGGATGACGCTGGGCCCCGATACAGCAATCCGGGTGCATTTCAGTGAGACGGAACGCCTGATTGAACTTCTGGCCGGGATGGCATTTTTTGACGTTCAATCCGATTCTGCTCGTCCGTTCAGTGTTCAAACGGGCAATCTTACAGCGACGGCCTTGGGAACGGCCTTTGATGTCAGCAATGATGCCGGTTATCTTACTGTCTCGGTCGACCATGGATTGGTCGCTGTCAGACCCTCGGGGGTAAATGATGCACCCACACCGCTCGGCCAAGGTGATTGGCTGACATTTAATGAACGAAGTCATGACTTTGAACGCGGCAATCGAGATGCTTCACAAATTGCAGCATGGCGTAAGGGGGTGCTTGTTGCAGAACGTGACACGATTGCATCTGTAGTCGCACGGATTGCGCGCTGGCAATCGGGCCGCGTGCTATTGGCACAGTCGAGCTTTGGTGCCCAGCGCATCAGCGGTGTCTTTGATCTTAATAATCCAGTCGCTGCACTTGAAGCCGTCGTTGAACCTTATGGGGGTAGAGTACGACAGGTGTCGCCCTGGCTTACAATCGTTTCCTCAATTTGA
- a CDS encoding ABC transporter permease, with protein MPAYIFKRLIAVVPVLFGLSIIVFLVMASIPGDTATALLGSYATPENVERINRDLSLDKPLVQQYFIWIGNLLHGDFGRSFVLNRPVLDEVLERFQATLILASVALVLCSIFGLFAGIVSAVRQFGWADRTITFIVLAGISIPSFWLGLLLIYLFAVHWRILPASGMYAVYGGGDLKDLIWHLILPASTLAVVAAGVIARLTRGAMLEVLRQDYIRTARAKGLNERRVIYGHAFRAALVSVIPVIGIQAGFVLGGAVYIETVFQWPGIGAMLVKAISTRDILLVQGGVLIVAASYVLFNLLADVLQTMLDPRIRT; from the coding sequence ATGCCAGCCTATATCTTCAAGCGGCTCATTGCAGTCGTTCCCGTACTTTTCGGGCTGTCCATCATCGTGTTTCTGGTGATGGCATCAATTCCCGGTGATACCGCCACAGCCCTGCTCGGCTCTTATGCAACGCCGGAAAATGTCGAGCGTATCAATCGTGATCTCAGCCTCGACAAACCACTGGTCCAGCAATATTTCATCTGGATCGGCAATCTGTTGCACGGCGATTTCGGTCGCTCCTTCGTGCTCAATCGTCCAGTTCTCGATGAGGTGCTGGAACGCTTTCAGGCAACGCTTATTCTGGCAAGTGTTGCTCTCGTACTCTGTTCGATCTTCGGACTTTTTGCAGGCATTGTCTCAGCCGTGCGTCAGTTTGGCTGGGCAGATCGCACCATCACCTTCATCGTTCTGGCAGGCATTTCGATCCCATCATTCTGGCTTGGCCTTCTGCTGATTTATCTCTTCGCGGTGCATTGGCGCATCCTTCCAGCATCGGGCATGTATGCAGTCTATGGCGGCGGCGATCTCAAGGATCTGATCTGGCATCTGATCCTGCCAGCATCGACGCTTGCCGTCGTTGCTGCCGGTGTGATTGCCCGGCTGACGCGCGGCGCAATGCTTGAAGTGCTGCGTCAGGATTATATCCGCACCGCACGCGCCAAAGGGCTCAATGAGCGTCGCGTGATTTACGGCCACGCCTTTCGTGCAGCCCTTGTCAGTGTCATTCCCGTCATCGGCATTCAGGCAGGCTTTGTGCTGGGCGGTGCGGTCTATATCGAGACCGTGTTTCAATGGCCCGGTATCGGCGCCATGCTTGTGAAGGCAATTTCGACCCGCGACATCCTGCTTGTGCAGGGCGGCGTACTGATCGTGGCAGCCAGTTATGTGCTGTTCAATCTGCTCGCCGATGTCCTTCAGACCATGCTTGATCCGAGGATACGCACATGA
- a CDS encoding dipeptide/oligopeptide/nickel ABC transporter permease/ATP-binding protein: MSALSETYTPAAPARLSSWRLLMSNRLAAFGFFLLALICVLIILVPILPLPNPDATAPANRLQPVFSAGHLLGTDQLGRDILSRLLWGARVSVAVGFAATLIAAVIGSAIGIVAGYAGGRTDNLMMRGIDMLMAFPYILLALAIVAALGPGLMNALYAIAVVNIPFFARNVRGTTLGLANREFVDAARLSGKGHISILLTEVLPNVLPVIVITMSTTAGWMILETAGLSFLGLGAQPPQADLGSMLGEGRAQMFTAPHVSIVPGLMIFLIVISLNVLGDGIRDVLDPRLRSGALARPGSVTAIAKNRTAPKTRMLDAALAVEKLETGFVNNGNYTPAANSVSLHLNRGECLGLIGESGSGKSVTALSIMGLVASPPGLIRNGAIYLDGEDVLDMSETELNATRGSKVAYVFQDSLTTLHPMYSIGKQVAEAIAAHKSISASERRAEAIALLEKVGIPDAKERADHYPHQLSGGQRQRVGIATALANDPDIIIADEPTTALDVTVQARILELLRDLQRERGMALLFITHDFGVVSEICDRVAVMKNGVIVETGTAREVLANPQHSYTKRLIACVPELGHGKDFYERVAKLFSRKQTEAAT; this comes from the coding sequence ATGAGCGCCCTTTCGGAAACCTACACCCCAGCCGCTCCTGCGCGCCTGTCATCATGGCGTCTGCTGATGAGCAATCGTCTGGCAGCTTTTGGCTTTTTTCTGCTCGCGCTCATCTGCGTGCTGATAATACTCGTGCCAATCCTGCCATTACCCAACCCGGATGCGACAGCACCCGCAAACCGGCTACAACCGGTCTTCTCTGCAGGTCATCTGCTGGGCACAGACCAGCTTGGACGCGATATTCTGAGCCGCCTTCTCTGGGGCGCACGCGTCTCGGTGGCGGTTGGCTTTGCAGCCACGTTGATTGCCGCTGTGATCGGCTCGGCTATCGGCATCGTCGCAGGCTATGCAGGCGGGCGCACCGACAACCTTATGATGCGCGGCATCGATATGTTGATGGCCTTCCCCTATATCCTGCTGGCTCTTGCAATCGTTGCTGCGCTGGGACCGGGATTGATGAATGCGCTTTATGCAATTGCCGTGGTCAATATCCCGTTCTTTGCACGTAATGTGCGCGGCACAACACTCGGCCTTGCCAATCGCGAATTTGTCGATGCTGCCCGGCTTTCCGGCAAAGGGCACATTTCAATCCTGCTTACCGAAGTGTTGCCCAATGTGTTGCCGGTTATAGTCATCACCATGTCGACCACGGCAGGCTGGATGATCCTTGAAACGGCTGGCCTCAGCTTTCTGGGTCTCGGTGCGCAGCCGCCACAGGCTGATCTTGGCTCGATGCTCGGTGAAGGCCGCGCGCAGATGTTCACGGCACCGCATGTTTCCATCGTGCCGGGCCTGATGATCTTTCTGATTGTCATCAGCCTCAATGTCCTGGGCGACGGAATCCGCGATGTGCTTGATCCCCGTTTGCGCTCCGGTGCCCTTGCCCGCCCCGGCTCGGTAACGGCAATCGCCAAGAACAGAACCGCGCCCAAGACGAGGATGCTGGATGCAGCTCTTGCGGTCGAAAAGCTCGAAACAGGCTTCGTCAACAATGGCAACTACACGCCTGCGGCCAACAGTGTTTCCCTGCATCTTAATCGCGGTGAATGTCTTGGCCTGATTGGCGAAAGCGGCTCAGGCAAAAGCGTCACCGCACTTTCCATCATGGGGCTGGTGGCTTCACCGCCTGGATTGATCCGCAACGGCGCCATCTATCTTGACGGCGAAGATGTACTCGACATGAGCGAAACCGAACTGAACGCCACGCGCGGCAGCAAGGTGGCCTATGTCTTTCAAGATTCGTTGACCACGCTGCATCCGATGTACTCAATCGGCAAACAGGTCGCGGAGGCAATCGCAGCGCACAAATCGATCAGCGCATCCGAACGCCGGGCAGAAGCTATCGCCTTGCTGGAGAAAGTGGGTATTCCGGATGCAAAGGAGCGTGCAGATCATTACCCGCATCAGCTTTCAGGCGGTCAGCGTCAGCGTGTCGGCATAGCCACGGCACTTGCAAATGATCCCGACATCATCATCGCCGATGAGCCGACCACCGCTCTTGATGTGACCGTACAGGCGCGCATTCTTGAGCTTTTACGCGACCTCCAGCGCGAACGCGGCATGGCGCTTTTGTTCATCACTCATGACTTTGGCGTCGTCTCCGAAATCTGCGATCGCGTTGCCGTCATGAAAAACGGGGTGATCGTCGAGACCGGGACCGCCAGAGAGGTGCTCGCCAATCCGCAACACAGCTATACCAAGCGGCTGATTGCCTGCGTGCCAGAACTTGGCCACGGCAAGGACTTCTATGAGCGCGTGGCAAAGCTGTTCAGTCGCAAACAGACGGAGGCCGCCACATGA
- a CDS encoding osmoprotectant NAGGN system M42 family peptidase, which translates to MTKIMIDQTYLTEKLESLLAIPSPTGFTDEAVHFVARELERLGLEVILTRRGAIRARRSGKSRKPARGIVSHVDTLGAQVKYLKSNGRLELVSIGNWSARFAEGARVSIFSSKGIYRGSILPLKASGHTFNEEVDTLPVGWPYIELRVDALARNKEDLIELGIDVGDIVAVDPMPEFIDNGFIVSRHLDDKAGVAIMLASLEAMQRLDVETPVDTYWIFTIGEEVGVGASAAVVPDIASLVAIDNGTTAPGQNSSEFGVTLAMADQTGPFDYHLTKKLHELCVQHDIPVQKDVFRYYRSDAASAVEAGHDVRTALLTFGVDASHGYERIHLSALTSIAKLTVHYAMSEVEIKRDAEETTKGLKGFTHQTSETAEQDLRPEDSPTE; encoded by the coding sequence ATGACTAAAATTATGATCGATCAAACTTATCTCACTGAAAAGCTCGAATCCCTGCTGGCGATTCCAAGTCCCACAGGCTTCACAGACGAGGCGGTGCATTTCGTTGCACGTGAACTGGAGCGTCTTGGCCTCGAAGTCATCCTTACGCGGCGCGGGGCAATCCGCGCACGCCGCAGCGGTAAATCGAGAAAGCCCGCGCGCGGCATCGTCTCCCATGTCGATACGCTTGGCGCACAGGTCAAGTATCTTAAATCCAACGGGCGGCTTGAGCTTGTTTCAATCGGCAACTGGTCGGCACGCTTTGCAGAAGGTGCGCGCGTTTCGATCTTCTCTTCCAAAGGTATCTATCGCGGCTCGATCCTGCCGCTGAAAGCCTCCGGCCATACCTTCAATGAAGAAGTGGATACGCTTCCCGTTGGTTGGCCCTATATCGAGTTGCGCGTCGATGCGCTTGCCCGCAACAAGGAAGACCTCATTGAACTCGGCATCGACGTGGGCGACATTGTTGCCGTCGATCCCATGCCGGAATTTATCGATAACGGTTTTATCGTCTCACGCCATCTTGATGATAAGGCGGGCGTCGCAATCATGTTAGCGTCGCTCGAAGCCATGCAACGGCTTGATGTCGAAACGCCGGTCGATACGTACTGGATATTCACCATAGGCGAAGAAGTCGGCGTCGGCGCTTCTGCAGCCGTTGTACCGGATATTGCGTCTCTGGTCGCCATCGATAACGGTACAACAGCGCCCGGTCAGAATTCGTCCGAATTTGGCGTAACACTCGCCATGGCTGACCAGACTGGACCCTTCGATTATCATCTGACCAAAAAGCTTCACGAGCTTTGTGTTCAGCACGACATCCCTGTACAGAAGGACGTTTTCCGCTATTATCGGTCTGACGCGGCATCTGCGGTAGAGGCTGGCCACGATGTTCGCACCGCGCTTCTGACCTTCGGTGTCGATGCCTCGCATGGTTATGAACGCATTCATTTGAGCGCACTCACATCGATTGCAAAGCTCACTGTTCACTATGCAATGAGCGAGGTCGAGATCAAGCGCGACGCCGAGGAAACCACCAAGGGTCTCAAGGGCTTCACGCATCAGACGTCAGAAACAGCCGAGCAGGATCTCAGGCCGGAAGACAGCCCGACGGAATAG
- a CDS encoding ATP-binding cassette domain-containing protein: MSQTAISVQNLSKTFGGGRTFFGKQRHAVEAVKSVSLNLARGETLAIVGESGSGKSTLARMLVGLTEPSEGTMKIAGQDASALRRSGPRAFGKVIQYVFQDPVASLNPRKTIRQILETPLKLLGELDSQKRETRMEELLDAVQMPKDTLLRYPHEFSGGQAQRIAIARTLAANAEIIVLDEPVSALDVSVQAQVLLLLDELKQQFGLSYLFISHDLAVVEAISDRVAVMYYGEIVEEATAGDLFAKPQHAYTRQLIDSAPRMKRE; encoded by the coding sequence ATGAGTCAGACTGCAATCAGTGTCCAGAATCTGAGCAAAACCTTTGGTGGCGGACGCACATTTTTCGGCAAACAGCGCCATGCTGTTGAAGCGGTCAAGTCTGTGTCGCTCAATCTCGCGCGCGGTGAAACACTGGCAATCGTAGGCGAAAGCGGCTCGGGAAAAAGCACTCTGGCGCGAATGCTGGTTGGGCTGACAGAGCCAAGCGAGGGCACGATGAAAATCGCCGGACAGGATGCCAGCGCACTTCGCCGCTCTGGTCCGCGGGCTTTTGGCAAAGTGATCCAATATGTGTTTCAGGACCCCGTGGCGTCGCTTAATCCGCGCAAGACCATCCGGCAGATACTGGAAACACCCCTGAAGCTGCTCGGTGAACTTGATAGTCAAAAGCGCGAGACGCGTATGGAAGAACTGCTCGATGCCGTGCAAATGCCAAAAGATACTCTTCTGCGCTATCCGCATGAGTTTTCCGGCGGGCAGGCTCAGCGTATCGCTATTGCCCGCACGCTTGCAGCAAATGCCGAAATCATCGTGCTGGATGAGCCAGTAAGTGCGCTTGACGTCTCTGTTCAGGCGCAGGTGCTGCTGCTGCTCGATGAGCTTAAACAGCAGTTCGGCCTGTCCTATCTCTTTATCAGCCATGATCTTGCGGTGGTGGAAGCAATCAGCGACCGCGTTGCCGTCATGTATTATGGGGAAATCGTCGAGGAAGCGACCGCCGGGGACCTTTTTGCGAAGCCGCAACATGCCTATACACGTCAACTGATAGACAGCGCGCCGCGTATGAAAAGAGAATAG
- a CDS encoding RNA polymerase sigma factor, producing the protein MWNLQHLFQSHARELNRFFRRRGHDAEVAADLTQDTFTRLMTAMPPAKEHNSRAYLHQIARNLSIDLYRRERIVEYVDLPHEEWQRLADTTPTPETVVYDRQRLAIIENALRELPEQTRRAFELHRLDGKTITEVAGELSLSVSRTWTLIKRGYVHLRSRLNEEGSSQS; encoded by the coding sequence ATGTGGAATCTGCAACACCTTTTCCAGAGTCATGCACGTGAGCTTAACCGCTTTTTCCGGCGTAGGGGCCACGATGCAGAGGTTGCAGCTGATCTCACTCAAGACACATTTACACGATTGATGACGGCGATGCCGCCAGCCAAAGAGCACAATTCGCGGGCGTATCTTCATCAAATTGCACGCAATCTTTCCATCGACCTTTATCGACGGGAGCGTATTGTTGAATATGTCGATCTACCCCATGAAGAATGGCAGAGGCTGGCTGATACGACGCCAACGCCTGAAACAGTTGTTTACGACAGGCAAAGGCTTGCTATTATCGAAAATGCTTTGCGCGAATTACCCGAACAAACACGCCGCGCATTCGAATTGCACCGCCTGGATGGAAAAACAATAACCGAGGTCGCCGGTGAACTCAGTCTTTCCGTATCACGTACTTGGACATTGATTAAACGCGGATATGTGCATTTGCGTTCTCGATTGAATGAAGAGGGTTCCTCCCAAAGCTAA
- a CDS encoding EAL domain-containing protein: MEVLNRYVGTFIWMVKLRNGGDRWFVALAACLGVGLLIFLGQLETVRLSYIRLNEYRDNLLSHSVNVAQSGRNTLVAVNSSREVLCSDDNITTLRRLAFKAHYLRDIGRIKDNRIICTALWGRLAIPVVLPAWDREAEGGHRLWAKASGIGKHLEPVDMVARGSGIVFTSPVAFALYENPEQNLSAHVLTRNGKYIYRTFGAAHELTTQVPEQLAWYDLRSRRTVSSCSEDIDICVIAALSGVSLFQQPTSVFLALVAFGAIAGGGLGVAAIRWRRGYSSLPQQIKRAISEGRINVVYQPLVAFKNGRVQGAEVLARLTDEHGEQIAPDVFIMIAEQQGDIKNLTRIVIRKSLEEMRSLLQEQRDFYLSLNLSVEDVVDPKILSFLDNERMRLGISASQIVLEITERSTTHHEQLIEGMRSFRARGYEFFVDDFGTGYSNLAYLAKLPISGIKIDRMFTQAIGTEAVSSEIVENVCNIAARLELKLVVEGVETSEQANYVLEHYSEAIGQGWLFGRPVPVAEFCSNTVKH, encoded by the coding sequence ATGGAAGTATTGAATCGCTACGTGGGGACATTTATCTGGATGGTGAAGCTGCGTAACGGTGGAGACCGGTGGTTTGTTGCACTTGCCGCATGTCTCGGCGTTGGATTGCTTATATTTTTAGGGCAGCTTGAAACTGTTCGTCTCTCTTATATTCGTTTGAATGAATATCGTGATAATCTTTTATCACATTCTGTGAATGTTGCCCAATCCGGCCGAAATACATTAGTGGCCGTCAATAGTAGTCGCGAAGTTTTATGTTCTGACGACAACATCACCACGCTGAGACGCCTTGCATTCAAAGCTCATTATCTTCGTGATATTGGACGTATCAAGGACAATCGTATTATTTGTACAGCTTTATGGGGAAGGCTAGCAATCCCGGTTGTATTACCTGCATGGGATCGCGAAGCAGAGGGTGGACACCGTCTGTGGGCTAAAGCTTCGGGTATTGGCAAGCATCTTGAACCAGTCGATATGGTGGCACGGGGTTCAGGAATTGTTTTTACATCCCCGGTTGCTTTTGCCCTTTATGAGAATCCTGAACAAAATTTAAGTGCTCATGTTTTAACTCGAAACGGCAAATACATTTATCGAACTTTTGGCGCAGCACATGAGTTAACAACTCAAGTGCCAGAACAACTGGCGTGGTATGACCTTCGTTCGCGTCGCACTGTCTCAAGCTGTTCTGAAGATATCGACATTTGTGTGATCGCCGCACTGTCAGGTGTCAGTCTTTTTCAGCAACCCACAAGTGTCTTCCTGGCACTGGTAGCGTTTGGGGCAATTGCAGGTGGTGGGCTTGGTGTTGCCGCCATTCGGTGGCGACGGGGCTATTCTTCGCTCCCACAGCAAATAAAGCGCGCAATTTCTGAAGGGCGTATTAATGTTGTATATCAGCCACTTGTCGCGTTTAAAAATGGGCGTGTACAAGGTGCTGAAGTACTTGCACGGCTAACAGACGAACATGGGGAACAGATAGCCCCGGATGTGTTTATCATGATTGCCGAGCAGCAAGGTGATATAAAAAATTTGACCCGCATTGTTATTCGTAAGTCGCTGGAAGAAATGCGATCGTTATTACAAGAACAGAGAGACTTTTATCTTAGTCTCAATCTCTCCGTCGAGGATGTTGTTGATCCCAAAATTCTGTCCTTTCTCGATAATGAAAGAATGCGCCTGGGGATATCGGCCAGTCAGATCGTTCTTGAGATAACGGAACGCTCAACGACACATCATGAACAGTTGATCGAAGGAATGAGGTCATTCCGCGCTCGTGGCTATGAATTTTTCGTTGATGATTTTGGCACTGGATATTCAAACCTCGCCTATCTAGCTAAACTTCCAATCAGCGGCATTAAGATTGACCGCATGTTCACGCAGGCCATCGGTACAGAGGCTGTGAGTTCAGAAATCGTGGAAAATGTTTGCAATATTGCGGCCCGCCTTGAGTTGAAGTTGGTTGTTGAAGGCGTCGAAACCAGTGAGCAAGCGAATTATGTGCTTGAGCATTACAGCGAAGCAATTGGCCAAGGATGGTTGTTTGGTCGGCCGGTGCCTGTTGCTGAGTTTTGTAGCAATACCGTGAAACATTAA